CTGCTATATGTTTAGGAAGCTCTGAAACATCGCTGTAATCATTATAAGTAGAATCTTTAAGAGCTACTGCAACAATCTTTTCGTCAAGCTCACCCTGATCATGCATCCTGAGCACGCCTATAGGCTTGCAACGCACCAGACTTGCCTTTTCAATCGCTTGGCTGCAAAGCACGCATACGTCAAGTGGGTCTTTATCCTCACAAAATGTTCGGGGGATAAATCCGTAATTCATCGGATAGTGTGTTGAGGTAGAAAGCACGCGGTCAAGTATAATAAGACCGGTCTCCTTGTCAAGCTCATATTTGTTTTTACAGCCCTTTTCGATTTCAATAAAGGCAATAAAATCATTGGCTTTTATTCTTTCTGGATTAATATCTTTCCATACATTATACATAAATTTAGTTTTCTCCTTAAATTTGCTTTAGAGCCGATAAAATCGGCGAAAATTTCGTCTCTTTTTTTGAGCGATAGGTATATCATACAATAAATTTAGTTTTAAAGTCAATTAAAATTCGACAAAAATTGCATAATCTTTGCATAGTATTATGCAAAAGTTTGCACAGTACTATGCAATCTAATGCCCATCTTCGATTATCATGCTCTCAGCTCCAGCTATAGCTTCGTCTATGAGTGCTTCTATATCCAAAAATTTTTCGTTCAATTCTATGCGTGTTGTCTTTGGTTTAGTTACCGGTGACTTTGGCAAAAATACGCTGCAGCAGTCCTCATAAGGCAAAATTGAGGTTTCATAGGTTCCGATATTTTTTGAAATTGCGATGATATCCGTTTTGTCAAAGCCTATTAGCGGGCGCAGAACGGGCAATGTTTCAACAACCCCATTGCTGGCTGTCAAACCCTCAATCGTCTGACTTGCCACTTGACCCAGGCTTTCACCTGTGATGATTGCACTGCAATGATTTTGTTTGCCCAGCCGTTCGGCAATTCTAAACATAAAGCGCCGCGTAAAGGTCACCATATATTCACTGTCGCAGTTTTTATGGATTTCCTCCTGAATTTTAGTAAACGGCACTATAATTAGCTTAATAGAACCGGTATACGGTGTCATAAGTTTTGACAGCGTTATTACCTTTTGTTTAGCCTGTTCGCTTGTGTAGGGGTAACTGTGAAAATGTATAGCCATAATATTAAGGCCGCGTTTTGCCATCATAAAACCTGCCACAGGACTGTCTATTCCGCCGCTCAGCATAAGCATACCTTGTCCCGCCGTGCCCACAGGCATACCGCCATAGCATGGGAGCTTTTGGTGATAAACAAAGGTTGTGCCGTTCTCTCTTATGTCTATATGCACAGTGCTCTTTGGGTTGTGAACATCCACCTTGGCATGGGGGTTATTTTCAAGAATTATGTCCCCCATTTTGGCCGAAAATTCATATGATTTTATAGGGAAGTTTTTGTCGGCCCGCCGTGTTTCGACCTTAAAGGTTTGAGTAGTAATCTTTATTGTTTTTATTATATCAATTATTGCCGACTCTGCTGTCTTTATACTAAGAGCAACGCTAAGGCTTACAATTCCGAATATCTTTTTAATACGCTCTATCAAATGCTCACGAAGTGAGGGGTCAAATCTTTCAACAATAATTCTGGCTCCTCCGCGGCTTACGGCGGCCCCATATGGTTTTACTGCCCGCTTTATGTTGTTTAGAAGAGTGCGTTCAAAAAAATTGAAGTTTTTACCCTTCAAAAAAATCTCCCCATATCGCAGTAGTAATACCTCTTGCATAGTGTTCTCCTTAAATATTCAAAAGCTTGTTTATGCCGCTCACCAGAATCCGGCTGGCTTGGCTTATTTCGTCAAGTGTGTTAAGGTGACTGAAACTTATTCTGACGCTTCCAACAATATCGGTTTTGCTGCGCCCCATCGAAGCAAGCGCCCGATTTTCGATGTGCTTTGCGTTACACGCCGATCCCGTTGTAATCAATATGTCGTGCTCTTTTAAAACATTTACCAAAGTCTGTCCCATAATCCCCTTAATTGAGAGGCTAAGCACATGCGGAAGCCCATTTCCGTTAATTATTATCTTGTCTTTAACGGGTCCAAGACCTTTTATAAACTCTTCTTTCAAGTGGGTTATGTGCTTGTTAAACTCGTCAAAGTTTTCAAACATATAGTCAACTGCTCTGCCAAATCCCATAATTCCCGAGGTATTTTGTGTTCCGGGTCTGAGACTTCCTTCGTGCTCACCACCCATACTTATGGCTTTTAGCATAAGCTTTGGCGCAACATAAAGTGCCCCGATTCCTTTGGGTCCATGAATTTTGTGAGCGCAGATTGTGCAAAGGCTTATACCCAGCTTTTTGCATGAAAATTTCATCTTACAAAACCCTTGAACGGCATCTACATGCAGGCGGGCCTTTGGGCATTTTGTTTTTATAAGTCTGCTTACTTCGGCAATGTTATTGACTGCACCCGTTTCGTTGCTGGCGAGCATCACCGACACAAAACCAACGCTCTCATCAAGTGCCTCTTCAAGCTTTGTGAGGTTTATGGTGCCATCATCGCTAAGAGGCACCAACCTTGTTTCAATACCCTGCTGTTTTAGATGCATGGCCACGCTGTGCACCGAAGCGTGTTCGCCTTCGGCAAATACAAAAGCTTTCTTTTTGTCTATTAGGCTGCCCAAAATAGCCAGGTTGTTTGATTCAGTAGCGCCCGACGTAAATATAATTCTGCCACTCGAGTCTCCGTCAAGCTTTTTTATGAAGTTTTGTTTAACATTGTCAATCTCTACGTTCAGGTCGTTTGTATAAGGAGAAGCTGAATTAAAATAGATTTCTTCGTTATACTTTTTTATAATTTCTCCGACGTAAGGCACAACCTTGGTGGTTGCTGCATTATCAAGATATATCATACTCTCAATTCCGCCTTATTGTCCCGCTGCTCGGCCTCTATAATCTTGTTCATAACGGCATTAATCTCACTATCAGTTAGAGTATTTTCATTTTGTTTAATAAAGAATTTTATAGCTATGCTCTTTTTGTTTGCCGGCACCTGTGAACCCTCATAAACGTCAAAGACAAACACATCGGAAATCTCATTTCTGGCACATTTTTTGGCACTTGACAAAATGTTGCCGGCAGGAATGTCTTTGCCCACAACAAACGCCAAATCGCGTTCAATCAGCGGTAGCTTATCGGGAGCCTTTCCTGTTTTTGCGTCAGTGTTTTTGACAAGAACCTGACTGAGGTCAATTTCTGCTACATATACCTTTTTGCTTATTTCAAAGTTCTCTGAAACTTTGGGGTGCAATTCACCTATTAAACCTATCTTTTTGTTGTAAAGATAAACCTCGGCGGCAATTCCGGGATGTAAAAAATCAATTTGAGCCTGTTTATATTCAAATGTAAGCCCAAGACTCTGTCCTATTTTATCTACGCTTTGTTTAAGACTGAAAAAGTCTTCACCGTCGGCATTCAAAACAAGTGCCAGATTATCGTGCTCATTGGGCAGTTCTGTCATCGGCAGCTGTTTTGGTTCATAAATTCTTCCAAGCTCAAACAAATATAAATTCTTGTTGCCTTGATTAATGTTAAAAGACAAAGTATTAATAAGCCCGTTCAAAAGGCTTTTTCGCATTATGCTATATTCCTGGCCTATAGGGTTAGCAAGCTTTATATGCGTGTTTTCATCCTGCCCAAAATTCCCAATCCATTTGGGCGAAACAAACTGATAGTTTACTGCCTCCACAAATCCTTCGGCCGCAGCGGTGAGCCTTAAGGTGTTAATATTTTGCTGTTGCAGAGTAATATTTCCGTAAAAAATAGTTTTTGTGGGTGTAATTCCTTCGGTCAAATTGTCATAGCCCACACTTCGCCCGATTTCTTCAATAATGTCACACTCCAGGCTGATATCAGTGCGATATTCGGGGATTTGTGTGCTGAGTGTTTTTCCGCTAATGGTTGTTATTAGTCCTAAATTGTTTAAATATTGTGCCATTTGCTCACCGTTCAAGCCGAGACCCAGAGTTTGGTTAATGTTTGTAATATTGCTTTTGACCGCTATAGGTTTGGTCTTGCCGAAATTCTCATCCTCTATCACGCTGCTGATAATTCCTACTCCCAAGCTGTCAACAAGGTTAAGCGCACGCCGCATTCCAAGTTCGGCACATTCGTTATATACGCCTTTAGAGTATCTGACACCCGCATCGCTCACAATGCCCAGAGCATTTTTTGTGTGTCTGATGTTGGCGCCGTCAAAAATTGCGCTTTCTAAAAATACGTCTTTGGTTGTAGTATATGTTCCGCTGTCAACCCCTCCCAAAACTCCTGCCACAACCAAAGCCTTTTCGGCGTCGGCAATCACAAGGTTGTTTGGATTAAGCGTATAGGTATTTCCGTCAAGCGTTTGCAACTTTTCACCCTTTTTTGCGTCGCGCACAATGATTTTACCTTTGATTTTGCTCAGGTCAAAAGCATGCATGGGCTGCCCTATTTCGGTCAGCACATAGTTTGTGATATCCACAAACAGGCTGTGCGGCGTGTGTTCGGTCAATATCAGTCTTTTTCTGATAAACTCAGGTGAAGGGCCATTTTTGATATTTTCAACCACAACACCCATATAACGGGTACAGTGTTTTTTGTTCTGCACTTCTACCTTTATGTTTTTTGTGCTGTTATGAGTTTTAAAAGTCAACTTTGGCATGGTGAATTTTAATCCGAATGCTGCCGCAACTTCACGGGCTATGCCTATCACACTGTTGCAGTCGGGGCGGTTTGGCAAAATCTTTACGTCAAGCACAACCTCATCAAGCCCCAAAACCTTTGCCATGGGCTCTCCAATTTTTGTGTCGGGCCCAAGTATAAGCAATCCATCGTTTTCAGCGTTTGGGTATATGTTGTTGTTAATATTTAGCTCGTCGCCTCCGCAAAACATACCCTGAGACTTTTCGCCTCTTATCTCACCGGTTCTGATTTTTTTTCCGCACGGAAGATTAGCTCCGTCCTGTGCCAGTGCCACGATGTCGCCCTCTTTCATATTTTTGGCGCCCGTAACAATTTGAACGGTGTCGCTTCCGATATCGGCCTTACACACAACCAACTTGTCGGCATTGGGATGCTGAGTTATTTTGGTGATTTTTGCGCTTATCACCTTTTCAAGCCCTTTAGATTTGTTGAT
The Christensenellaceae bacterium DNA segment above includes these coding regions:
- a CDS encoding inorganic diphosphatase — protein: MYNVWKDINPERIKANDFIAFIEIEKGCKNKYELDKETGLIILDRVLSTSTHYPMNYGFIPRTFCEDKDPLDVCVLCSQAIEKASLVRCKPIGVLRMHDQGELDEKIVAVALKDSTYNDYSDVSELPKHIAAELQHFFTVYKQLENKPVQVDKIEGREAAIKVIETAIKLYKEKFEGGIGL
- the thiI gene encoding tRNA 4-thiouridine(8) synthase ThiI, translating into MQEVLLLRYGEIFLKGKNFNFFERTLLNNIKRAVKPYGAAVSRGGARIIVERFDPSLREHLIERIKKIFGIVSLSVALSIKTAESAIIDIIKTIKITTQTFKVETRRADKNFPIKSYEFSAKMGDIILENNPHAKVDVHNPKSTVHIDIRENGTTFVYHQKLPCYGGMPVGTAGQGMLMLSGGIDSPVAGFMMAKRGLNIMAIHFHSYPYTSEQAKQKVITLSKLMTPYTGSIKLIIVPFTKIQEEIHKNCDSEYMVTFTRRFMFRIAERLGKQNHCSAIITGESLGQVASQTIEGLTASNGVVETLPVLRPLIGFDKTDIIAISKNIGTYETSILPYEDCCSVFLPKSPVTKPKTTRIELNEKFLDIEALIDEAIAGAESMIIEDGH
- a CDS encoding cysteine desulfurase — its product is MIYLDNAATTKVVPYVGEIIKKYNEEIYFNSASPYTNDLNVEIDNVKQNFIKKLDGDSSGRIIFTSGATESNNLAILGSLIDKKKAFVFAEGEHASVHSVAMHLKQQGIETRLVPLSDDGTINLTKLEEALDESVGFVSVMLASNETGAVNNIAEVSRLIKTKCPKARLHVDAVQGFCKMKFSCKKLGISLCTICAHKIHGPKGIGALYVAPKLMLKAISMGGEHEGSLRPGTQNTSGIMGFGRAVDYMFENFDEFNKHITHLKEEFIKGLGPVKDKIIINGNGLPHVLSLSIKGIMGQTLVNVLKEHDILITTGSACNAKHIENRALASMGRSKTDIVGSVRISFSHLNTLDEISQASRILVSGINKLLNI
- the pheT gene encoding phenylalanine--tRNA ligase subunit beta; this encodes MKILLSWLNDFVKIDNIPLETLVKKLTGVGFEIDEIINKSKGLEKVISAKITKITQHPNADKLVVCKADIGSDTVQIVTGAKNMKEGDIVALAQDGANLPCGKKIRTGEIRGEKSQGMFCGGDELNINNNIYPNAENDGLLILGPDTKIGEPMAKVLGLDEVVLDVKILPNRPDCNSVIGIAREVAAAFGLKFTMPKLTFKTHNSTKNIKVEVQNKKHCTRYMGVVVENIKNGPSPEFIRKRLILTEHTPHSLFVDITNYVLTEIGQPMHAFDLSKIKGKIIVRDAKKGEKLQTLDGNTYTLNPNNLVIADAEKALVVAGVLGGVDSGTYTTTKDVFLESAIFDGANIRHTKNALGIVSDAGVRYSKGVYNECAELGMRRALNLVDSLGVGIISSVIEDENFGKTKPIAVKSNITNINQTLGLGLNGEQMAQYLNNLGLITTISGKTLSTQIPEYRTDISLECDIIEEIGRSVGYDNLTEGITPTKTIFYGNITLQQQNINTLRLTAAAEGFVEAVNYQFVSPKWIGNFGQDENTHIKLANPIGQEYSIMRKSLLNGLINTLSFNINQGNKNLYLFELGRIYEPKQLPMTELPNEHDNLALVLNADGEDFFSLKQSVDKIGQSLGLTFEYKQAQIDFLHPGIAAEVYLYNKKIGLIGELHPKVSENFEISKKVYVAEIDLSQVLVKNTDAKTGKAPDKLPLIERDLAFVVGKDIPAGNILSSAKKCARNEISDVFVFDVYEGSQVPANKKSIAIKFFIKQNENTLTDSEINAVMNKIIEAEQRDNKAELRV